The following are encoded in a window of Impatiens glandulifera chromosome 5, dImpGla2.1, whole genome shotgun sequence genomic DNA:
- the LOC124940440 gene encoding pentatricopeptide repeat-containing protein At3g22690: protein MADLTLSPLISKTIIPFHKAEFRSPQSKPSNASQRICRNLNELKQMHAQSMKKGINQKPSFLTKLIALCAEINTPESLEYATNAFELSDNQMNSVYAFNSLIRAYSSSGHNDKGILLYVRLMNENLKPDHYTFPFVLSACAKRKDLAEGLQIHGSLIKMSLEHDMFIQNSLIHLYFECGEIEYGHKVFDKMSERNVVSWTSLICGLARRGLETEAISLFFEMVQTGISPNQVTMVAVVSACSKLMDLNVANRISAYICDSKLETNTILVNALVDMFLKCGDIDQAKRYFDESLDKNLVLYNTMLSNYIHQGLELEAIGILDEMLIKGHRPDRITMLSAVYASSRLGYLSFGRQCHGYVVRNGLDESDSVSNAIIDMYIKCCKLDSASNVFDRMPNKSLVSWNIIIRGLVDEGLFEEAVGFFRGMQMEGLKPDKVTMASVALACGWLGSLDTAKWIYGFVIKNAIECDVKLSTSLVNMFAKCGDPRNAMRVFDRMVEKDTSAWTAAIGAMAMEGNGARALELFDEMTKEGFEPDGVTFVEVLTACSHAGLVNEGRQVFRLIDLPNVFHYGCMVDLLGRAGFLEGALDVIKNMPVKPNIVVWRALLAACRTHKNDAIAAYAVERMNERDNKDNESGGHVLLSNTYAAVGKWDDVARVRLEMKEKGIRKAVGKSSIEIGGVNHEFSSGNDSHPEMGNIVLMLEEMNKRLEDAGCLPDLTNVIVDVDEDEKAFLLSRHSEKLAIAFGLVSTIEGAVLRVVKNLRICSDCHSFTKMVSKIYDREIVIRDNYRFHFFKDGSCSCNDYW, encoded by the coding sequence ATGGCTGATCTCACTCTTTCTCCTTTAATCTCTAAAACCATCATTCCCTTTCATAAAGCTGAATTTCGTTCTCCTCAAAGTAAACCCAGTAACGCTTCTCAGAGAATTTGCAGAAACTTAAATGAACTGAAACAGATGCATGCTCAATCGATGAAGAAAGGTATCAATCAAAAACCCTCTTTTCTGACTAAATTAATTGCTCTTTGCGCTGAAATAAACACTCCTGAAAGCTTAGAATACGCAACAAATGCATTTGAACTTTCCGACAATCAGATGAACTCTGTTTATGCTTTCAATTCGTTGATTAGGGCTTACTCTTCTTCTGGACATAACGATAAGGGTATACTCCTTTACGTCCGGTTGATGAATGAAAATCTAAAACCTGACCATTACACATTTCCATTTGTTTTGAGCGCTTGCGCGAAAAGGAAGGATCTTGCCGAGGGTTTGCAAATTCATGGGTCTTTGATAAAGATGAGTTTGGAACATGATATGTTTATACAGAATTCATTGATACATTTATACTTTGAATGTGGAGAGATTGAGTATGGACATAAGGTGTTTGATAAAATGTCTGAGAGGAATGTTGTGTCATGGACTAGCTTAATTTGTGGTTTGGCTAGAAGGGGTCTTGAAACAGAGGCAATTTCACTGTTTTTTGAAATGGTGCAAACTGGTATTTCTCCTAATCAAGTTACAATGGTAGCTGTAGTTTCTGCTTGTTCAAAATTGATGGATTTGAATGTAGCCAACAGAATTTCTGCTTATATTTGTGATTCGAAACTCGAAACCAATACCATTTTGGTGAATGCATTAGTCGATATGTTCTTGAAATGTGGAGATATCGATCAAGCAAAGAGGTATTTTGATGAATCCCTTGATAAAAATTTAGTTCTATATAATACCATGTTGTCTAATTATATCCATCAAGGATTAGAACTAGAAGCTATTGGTATTTTAGATGAAATGTTGATAAAGGGACATCGTCCCGATAGGATTACAATGCTGTCGGCCGTTTATGCTTCTTCTCGGTTAGGTTATTTGTCGTTCGGAAGACAATGCCATGGGTACGTAGTGAGAAATGGTTTAGACGAATCAGATAGTGTTAGTAATGCAATTATCGATATGTACATTAAGTGTTGTAAACTAGATTCCGCTAGTAATGTTTTCGATCGGATGCCGAACAAATCCCTTGTTTCTTGGAACATTATCATCCGCGGTTTAGTCGACGAAGGATTGTTCGAGGAAGCGGTTGGATTTTTTCGTGGGATGCAAATGGAAGGGTTGAAACCGGACAAGGTAACAATGGCTAGTGTCGCATTGGCTTGTGGTTGGTTAGGTTCACTCGACACGGCTAAGTGGATTTACGGTTTCGTTATAAAGAACGCGATTGAATGCGATGTGAAGCTATCGACTTCTCTCGTGAACATGTTTGCAAAGTGCGGTGATCCGAGGAATGCCATGCGTGTATTCGATCGGATGGTGGAGAAGGACACATCAGCGTGGACTGCAGCCATCGGGGCGATGGCGATGGAAGGAAATGGGGCCCGGGCTTTGGAGTTGTTCGATGAGATGACGAAAGAAGGGTTTGAACCGGATGGAGTCACATTCGTGGAAGTGCTAACCGCATGTAGCCATGCCGGTTTAGTTAACGAAGGGAGACAAGtttttaggttgattgatttACCTAACGTGTTCCATTATGGGTGTATGGTCGATTTGCTTGGTCGAGCGGGGTTTCTCGAGGGAGCCCTTGATGTAATAAAGAACATGCCGGTCAAACCGAATATTGTGGTATGGAGGGCTCTGTTGGCTGCGTGTAGGACGCATAAAAACGACGCAATCGCGGCCTACGCGGTCGAGAGAATGAATGAACGAGATAACAAAGATAACGAAAGCGGTGGGCACGTTTTGCTTTCAAATACGTACGCTGCGGTTGGAAAATGGGACGATGTGGCTAGAGTTCGTTTGGAGATGAAAGAAAAGGGGATAAGGAAAGCAGTTGGGAAGAgctcaattgagattggtggagTGAATCACGAGTTTAGTTCGGGGAACGATTCACACCCGGAAATGGGAAATATCGTCTTGATGTTGGAGGAGATGAACAAGAGGCTTGAAGATGCGGGTTGTTTACCCGACTTGACGAATGTTATTGTTGATGTGGATGAGGACGAGAAAGCGTTTTTGCTTAGTAGGCATAGTGAAAAATTGGCGATAGCTTTTGGATTAGTTAGCACAATTGAGGGAGCGGTTCTTCGTGTTGTAAAGAATCTCCGTATATGTTCGGATTGCCATTCTTTCACTAAGATGGTGTCGAAGATATATGATAGGGAGATTGTTATTCGCGACAATTATAGGTTTCATTTTTTCAAGGATGGGTCGTGTTCTTGTAACGACTATTGGTaa
- the LOC124939333 gene encoding uncharacterized protein LOC124939333: MEHEVLNIEIADYNPVYNETMFRRRYRMSRSLFIRIVDAVKDHDRYFQQRWDNTGKLGLSPIQKITAAFRMLAYGVPADATNEYIRIGESTAIESMKRFCRAMVEIFSEQYLRRPTSNDISRLLYVGQKRGFPGMLGSLDCRSGKPTINLEAVADYDLWIWHAYFGLPGTNNDINVLESSHLFSDLTQGISPPVHYVIQGKEYNTGYYLADGIYPKWSTIVQTIHEPRGPKKKYFAMKQEACRKDVERAFGVLQSRCAIVAGPVRYWRKEVMHDIMTTCIILHNMIVEDERDLTAPIQIETETLSPEVEMVIDENTRFQDFISRYGKIRNREAHIS, encoded by the exons ATGGAGCACGAGGTTCTGAATATTGAAATAGCTGATT ATAATCCAGTGTACAATGAGACCATGTTTCGTCGGAGATATCGAATGTCTCGCTCATTGTTCATTCGAATTGTTGATGCAGTCAAAGATCATGATCGCTACTTCCAACAACGATGGGACAACACAGGCAAACTTGGATTATCTCCAATACAAAAAATAACTGCTGCTTTTCGTATGTTGGCATATGGTGTTCCAGCAGATGCCACAAATGAGTATATTAGAATTGGAGAGTCCACTGCAATTGAAAGCATGAAAAGGTTCTGTCGAGCTATGGTTGAGATATTTAGCGAGCAGTATCTCAGAAGGCCAACATCAAATGATATTTCTAGACTTCTTTATGTTGGCCAGAAACGGGGATTTCCTGGAATGTTAGGCAGTTTAGATT GCCGTAGTGGAAAACCTACAATCAATCTCGAAGCTGTAGCAGATTATGATCTTTGGATATGGCACGCATATTTTGGTTTACCAGGCACCAACAACGATATAAATGTGTTAGAGTCATCTCATCTGTTCTCAGATCTAACTCAAGGTATTTCTCCTCCAGTTCATTATGTAATCCAAGGAAAAGAATATAACACGGGCTATTATTTAGCTGATGGCATATATCCAAAATGGTCTACTATTGTGCAAACAATTCATGAGCCTCGTGGTccgaagaaaaaatattttgcaatGAAACAAGAAGCATGTAGAAAAGACGTTGAACGTGCATTTGGAGTTCTTCAATCACGTTGTGCCATTGTAGCAGGACCGGTACGATATTGGAGAAAAGAAGTGATGCATGATATAATGACTACGTGCATAATTTTGCATAATATGATTGTTGAGGATGAACGTGACCTTACTGCACCTATTCAAATTGAAACGGAAACGCTTTCACCGGAGGTCGAAATGGTGATAGATGAAAATACTCGATTTCAAGATTTCATTTCTCGATATGGAAAAATTAGAAACAGAGAAGCTCACATATCGTAA
- the LOC124940268 gene encoding putative lipid-transfer protein DIR1 has protein sequence MASPRQNNIYNVMVWFLFLAGLALVFEGAHGAGGGCGQTEMEILKLIPCLSATKDSTVAPSSNCCNEVKVLGQNPSCLCAVLLSNIAKSAGVKPEIAITIPKRCNLLNRPVGFKCGEFTLP, from the exons ATGGCATCTCCACGACAgaacaatatttataatgtcATGGTGTGGTTCTTGTTCTTGGCCGGGCTGGCATTGGTCTTCGAGGGAGCCCACGGGGCTGGAGGAGGGTGCGGTCAAACCGAAATGGAAATCTTGAAGCTCATTCCTTGTTTGTCCGCTACTAAGGATTCAACTGTCGCTCCTTCTAGCAATTGTTGCAATGAGGTCAAGGTTTTGGGCCAGAACCCGAGTTGCCTATGCGCCGTGTTACTCTCAAACATTGCTAAAAGCGCGGGAGTAAAACCCGAGATTGCCATCACTATTCCCAAACGGTGCAACCTTCTTAACCGCCCTGTTGGTTTCAAGTGTGGAG AGTTTACTTTGCCATGA
- the LOC124940682 gene encoding pentatricopeptide repeat-containing protein At4g14050, mitochondrial isoform X2, giving the protein MFSSSKCTPSVRRNVPPRFGFMDGLLPDHFIFASLVKACAALGFLRLGKQFHAGFIFSSFSNDDVVKSSLVHLYAKCGVPDLARVVFDSILKKNSISWTSVVSGYARLGRKAEAVELLRGMQENNLFTWTALISGLVQSGHYIDSFNFFIELRREDITIEDPFIFSSIVGACANFPALNLGKQIHCLVLVLGFESYLFVGNALIDMYAKCSDMLVARKIFDSMSIRDIVSWTSIIVGMAQHGNAKESLFLYDEMVSEGIKPNEVTFVGLMHACSHVGLVDKGRHLFKSMSKDYGLTPSLQHYTCLLDLYSRSGHLEEAENVLKSMPFEPDEAAWAALLSSCKRHRNHEMAIRIADHLMSLELKDPSTYILLSNTYASNSMWENVSKIRNLMMVKDITKEPGYSCIDLGLDLQVFYAGGTSHPLKDEIFCLLKELDEEMRRRGYVPDISEVLHDMDQIEKEKQLFWHSERVAVAYGLLKAVPGTVIRIVKNIRICGDCHTVLKFISGIVNREIIVRDANRFHHFKDEKCSCGNFW; this is encoded by the exons ATGTTCTCTTCTTCAAAGTGCACACCAAGTGTTCGACGAAATGTCCCACCGAGATTTGGCTTCATG GATGGTTTATTACCTGACCATTTTATCTTCGCCAGTTTAGTCAAGGCATGTGCTGCATTGGGATTCTTAAGACTGGGCAAACAATTTCATGCTGGTTTTATCTTTTCCTCATTTTCTAATGATGATGTTGTCAAATCCTCCCTTGTTCATTTGTATGCTAAATGTGGAGTGCCCGATTTAGCAAGAGTAGTATTTGATTCAATTCTGAAGAAAAATTCGATTTCTTGGACATCAGTAGTCTCTGGTTATGCTAGATTGGGACGAAAGGCTGAAGCTGTTGAGCTTTTGAGAGGTATGCAAGAGAACAATTTATTCACTTGGACAGCTTTAATTTCTGGATTAGTGCAAAGTGGGCATTACATTGATTCGTTTAATTTCTTCATTGAATTGAGAAGGGAAGACATAACTATTGAAGATCCTTTTATCTTTTCAAGCATTGTTGGGGCATGTGCTAATTTTCCAGCCTTGAATCTTGGGAAACAGATCCATTGTTTAGTTCTAGTTCTAGGATTTGAATCTTATTTATTCGTAGGTAACGCTCTTATTGACATGTACGCTAAATGCAGTGACATGCTTGTGGCTAGGAAAATATTCGATAGTATGAGCATAAGAGACATAGTTTCATGGACATCTATCATAGTCGGAATGGCTCAACATGGAAATGCAAAGGAATCGttgtttttatatgatgaaATGGTTTCAGAAGGAATAAAACCTAACGAAGTGACATTCGTAGGATTAATGCATGCTTGTAGTCATGTTGGTTTAGTTGACAAAGGTCGTCACCTTTTTAAATCAATGAGTAAGGATTACGGGCTAACTCCATCTCTACAGCATTATACATGTCTGTTGGATCTCTATAGTCGTTCAGGGCATCTCGAAGAGGCAGAGAATGTTCTCAAATCAATGCCTTTTGAACCTGATGAAGCTGCTTGGGCTGCATTGTTGAGTTCATGTAAGCGACATAGAAATCATGAGATGGCTATTAGAATTGCGGATCATTTGATGAGTTTGGAGCTGAAGGATCCTTCGACGTACATATTGCTATCGAACACTTACGCTAGTAATTCCATGTGGGAAAATGTTTCTAAGATTCGGAATTTGATGATGGTTAAGGATATTACAAAGGAACCGGGTTATAGTTGCATTGATTTGGGATTGGATTTGCAGGTATTTTACGCTGGGGGAACATCTCATCCTTTGAAAGATGAGATCTTTTGTTTGCTTAAGGAATTGGATGAGGAGATGAGGAGAAGAGGTTATGTTCCTGATATAAGTGAGGTTTTACATGATATGGACcaaattgagaaagaaaaacAGCTGTTTTGGCATAGCGAAAGGGTGGCGGTTGCTTATGGATTGCTCAAGGCTGTTCCTGGTACGGTTATAAGGATAGTGAAGAATATTCGAATATGTGGAGATTGTCATACAGTGTTGAAATTCATTTCGGGTATAGTGAATAGGGAGATTATTGTTCGCGACGCTAATAGGTTTCATCATTTTAAGGATGAGAAGTGTTCTTGCGGAAACTTTTGGTAA
- the LOC124940682 gene encoding pentatricopeptide repeat-containing protein At4g14050, mitochondrial isoform X1: protein MQSTNILHHLQHCARYRTPLQGKQLHAHLIKSGLYQWRHLSNNLLDVYGKCSLLQSAHQVFDEMSHRDLASWSSLFTAFNQANLPSYTLTNFPYMFVQDGLLPDHFIFASLVKACAALGFLRLGKQFHAGFIFSSFSNDDVVKSSLVHLYAKCGVPDLARVVFDSILKKNSISWTSVVSGYARLGRKAEAVELLRGMQENNLFTWTALISGLVQSGHYIDSFNFFIELRREDITIEDPFIFSSIVGACANFPALNLGKQIHCLVLVLGFESYLFVGNALIDMYAKCSDMLVARKIFDSMSIRDIVSWTSIIVGMAQHGNAKESLFLYDEMVSEGIKPNEVTFVGLMHACSHVGLVDKGRHLFKSMSKDYGLTPSLQHYTCLLDLYSRSGHLEEAENVLKSMPFEPDEAAWAALLSSCKRHRNHEMAIRIADHLMSLELKDPSTYILLSNTYASNSMWENVSKIRNLMMVKDITKEPGYSCIDLGLDLQVFYAGGTSHPLKDEIFCLLKELDEEMRRRGYVPDISEVLHDMDQIEKEKQLFWHSERVAVAYGLLKAVPGTVIRIVKNIRICGDCHTVLKFISGIVNREIIVRDANRFHHFKDEKCSCGNFW from the coding sequence ATGCAGTCTACCAACATCCTTCACCATCTTCAACACTGTGCTAGGTACCGAACCCCTCTTCAAGGAAAACAACTCCATGCCCACCTCATCAAATCCGGTCTTTATCAGTGGAGGCATCTTTCGAACAACCTCTTGGATGTCTACGGAAAATGTTCTCTTCTTCAAAGTGCACACCAAGTGTTCGACGAAATGTCCCACCGAGATTTGGCTTCATGGTCCTCTCTTTTTACTGCCTTTAACCAAGCCAATCTCCCAAGCTATACCCTCACTAACTTCCCCTACATGTTTGTGCAGGATGGTTTATTACCTGACCATTTTATCTTCGCCAGTTTAGTCAAGGCATGTGCTGCATTGGGATTCTTAAGACTGGGCAAACAATTTCATGCTGGTTTTATCTTTTCCTCATTTTCTAATGATGATGTTGTCAAATCCTCCCTTGTTCATTTGTATGCTAAATGTGGAGTGCCCGATTTAGCAAGAGTAGTATTTGATTCAATTCTGAAGAAAAATTCGATTTCTTGGACATCAGTAGTCTCTGGTTATGCTAGATTGGGACGAAAGGCTGAAGCTGTTGAGCTTTTGAGAGGTATGCAAGAGAACAATTTATTCACTTGGACAGCTTTAATTTCTGGATTAGTGCAAAGTGGGCATTACATTGATTCGTTTAATTTCTTCATTGAATTGAGAAGGGAAGACATAACTATTGAAGATCCTTTTATCTTTTCAAGCATTGTTGGGGCATGTGCTAATTTTCCAGCCTTGAATCTTGGGAAACAGATCCATTGTTTAGTTCTAGTTCTAGGATTTGAATCTTATTTATTCGTAGGTAACGCTCTTATTGACATGTACGCTAAATGCAGTGACATGCTTGTGGCTAGGAAAATATTCGATAGTATGAGCATAAGAGACATAGTTTCATGGACATCTATCATAGTCGGAATGGCTCAACATGGAAATGCAAAGGAATCGttgtttttatatgatgaaATGGTTTCAGAAGGAATAAAACCTAACGAAGTGACATTCGTAGGATTAATGCATGCTTGTAGTCATGTTGGTTTAGTTGACAAAGGTCGTCACCTTTTTAAATCAATGAGTAAGGATTACGGGCTAACTCCATCTCTACAGCATTATACATGTCTGTTGGATCTCTATAGTCGTTCAGGGCATCTCGAAGAGGCAGAGAATGTTCTCAAATCAATGCCTTTTGAACCTGATGAAGCTGCTTGGGCTGCATTGTTGAGTTCATGTAAGCGACATAGAAATCATGAGATGGCTATTAGAATTGCGGATCATTTGATGAGTTTGGAGCTGAAGGATCCTTCGACGTACATATTGCTATCGAACACTTACGCTAGTAATTCCATGTGGGAAAATGTTTCTAAGATTCGGAATTTGATGATGGTTAAGGATATTACAAAGGAACCGGGTTATAGTTGCATTGATTTGGGATTGGATTTGCAGGTATTTTACGCTGGGGGAACATCTCATCCTTTGAAAGATGAGATCTTTTGTTTGCTTAAGGAATTGGATGAGGAGATGAGGAGAAGAGGTTATGTTCCTGATATAAGTGAGGTTTTACATGATATGGACcaaattgagaaagaaaaacAGCTGTTTTGGCATAGCGAAAGGGTGGCGGTTGCTTATGGATTGCTCAAGGCTGTTCCTGGTACGGTTATAAGGATAGTGAAGAATATTCGAATATGTGGAGATTGTCATACAGTGTTGAAATTCATTTCGGGTATAGTGAATAGGGAGATTATTGTTCGCGACGCTAATAGGTTTCATCATTTTAAGGATGAGAAGTGTTCTTGCGGAAACTTTTGGTAA